From a single Trachemys scripta elegans isolate TJP31775 chromosome 17, CAS_Tse_1.0, whole genome shotgun sequence genomic region:
- the NDOR1 gene encoding NADPH-dependent diflavin oxidoreductase 1 has product MESLVRGQLGTFLKIQEEKIYVQHRIRENKGLVWDLLSRGNAHIYLAGNAKQMPAAVAEALKSVFQLEGDLSPSEAEEYLTALERAHRFQMETWS; this is encoded by the exons TCTCTTGTGAGGGGCCAGCTCGGaacctttctgaaaatccag GAGGAGAAGATTTATGTTCAGCACCGAATTagagagaacaaaggactggTCTGGGACCTGCTGAGCCGTGGGAACGCTCACATCTACCTGGCGGG AAATGCCAAGCAAATGCCGGCAGCAGTAGCAGAAGCCCTAAAATCCGTGTTCCAGTTGGAAGGGGACCTGTCCCCCTCAGAAGCCGAGGAGTATCTAACAGCCTTGGAAAGAGCCCATCGCTTCCAGATGGAAACCTGGTCGTAA